In a single window of the Terriglobus roseus genome:
- a CDS encoding TonB-dependent receptor produces MRSSFSGLRLVPTAVAAVVMLASAPGALAQTNYGSVRGQIKDGTGAHIKDAQVTLTNLDTKVERSSHTTDAGDYVFSAVDPGNYRITVVDKGFKTYEDSGLRVELGATTTIDASLQIGASGETVEVTAESPLLDTASASGGQLFSEQQIQDLPNLGRNPFIFEKFDSGVVTTGDPRYVRAEDQTGLSQVSLAGAPIGSNNYVVDGIPISTSSGGVTFIPSPEAVSDAKVQVNTYDAEAGRTGGGIFNTSLKSGSTQYHGSLYGETRQTPWSANLWFNPANATTGLKGATLDNTTYLYAGAFGGPLPFMKKIKWLDNTFFWVTEEGYRQAQPLTGATTAFFLPTAAERNGDFSGDGITLYDPTRGNPTGSNRVCQITSAGDCTSGTKNVIPTSYINPIGKYILNQFPAPQSNIGYAAALAGPQNNFTNNVTFKTRSDMYSGKLSHTFAPWWTASSSYVHLATQEPTGDTIGVLVSSRNQKLLRYNDATALNNTFTISPTLLLTVGYGFNRYYSGTLQGSTGFDATSGFGGSGFPSSLVNQFQSKTFPSIGISNIGMGSIGLGASNSGPTINFSRNLVVGFTKTLNKHNVKFGYVFRAMSAYNPSTANGGGTFNFTGAYSNKTGGTVSGPYAYADILMGLPATATAQVTAIANSFVENYHAVYLQDDVRLTSKFTLNVGVRYEYELGEKERNNNFNVGFDQNISYAIPGSAIGTAKGGLRYAGQNGAPTHCCNLSHVKFSPRIGIAYQVLPKTVFHAGFGVFYAPVGIVNPTIGYAQTTSYTPVDFVSGAAAGTKVGSAAYLSTPFPTGLITPSGNSLGPLTSLGSSLATLQDFARRFPFVQQYSADIQQELPAGFVFKLSYVGAHSRNIANSYNIDQASASQLSAAKVAGTDLTTTVTNPYYVASVASGGTNYATSLTPTVRRAQLLLPFPQFTGVTVNGSNGYSNYNSMAVKVQKRMSHGVTLLSTYTWAANWDNLWSASSQIYSAGGPQDVFNPKAEYSRALSSVPNRFTAAISYELPFGRGKLIGSHVNRLVDEAINGWQINDEWIMQNGVPLPISQTNMNSDRGVTGFGGATQRPNLVGDAHDACRSGSPQGRLGNTAYGVLPKYLNANAFSAAQPFTFGTAPRLLPCRGPGINTSDVSINKSFSIGEHVKAQFRAEALNAFNTPQFDAPNTVLIVSQNGINAAPTVTGGNTGATQLGNITNTVGFARIIQLGGKITF; encoded by the coding sequence ATGAGATCTTCGTTCTCAGGGCTTCGGCTAGTACCAACGGCCGTCGCCGCTGTAGTGATGCTTGCAAGCGCCCCGGGCGCGCTTGCGCAAACGAATTACGGCTCCGTTCGTGGTCAGATCAAGGACGGAACGGGAGCCCATATCAAGGACGCGCAGGTAACGCTGACCAACCTTGATACGAAGGTCGAGCGTTCCTCGCATACCACCGACGCAGGCGACTACGTCTTCAGTGCGGTCGATCCCGGCAACTATCGCATTACCGTTGTGGACAAGGGCTTCAAGACCTACGAGGATAGCGGCCTTCGCGTGGAACTCGGTGCGACCACTACCATCGATGCTTCGCTGCAGATCGGCGCATCCGGAGAGACCGTCGAAGTGACTGCGGAGTCGCCACTGCTGGATACCGCAAGTGCCTCCGGTGGACAACTGTTCAGCGAACAGCAGATTCAGGACCTGCCGAATCTGGGGCGAAATCCATTCATCTTTGAAAAGTTCGACAGCGGCGTGGTCACCACAGGCGATCCGCGTTATGTTCGCGCGGAAGATCAGACGGGCCTCTCACAAGTTTCACTGGCCGGCGCTCCCATTGGGTCCAATAACTACGTCGTCGACGGCATTCCCATTTCGACATCGTCGGGTGGTGTCACCTTCATTCCCTCACCTGAGGCTGTGTCTGACGCCAAAGTGCAGGTGAATACCTACGATGCTGAGGCGGGCCGGACCGGTGGCGGTATCTTCAACACCTCGCTCAAGTCAGGTTCGACGCAATATCACGGTTCGCTTTACGGCGAGACGCGCCAGACACCCTGGTCTGCCAACCTATGGTTCAATCCGGCCAACGCGACCACCGGTCTTAAGGGCGCCACACTGGACAACACGACCTACCTGTACGCCGGCGCTTTCGGTGGTCCGTTGCCCTTTATGAAGAAGATCAAATGGCTGGATAACACCTTCTTCTGGGTGACAGAAGAAGGTTACCGACAGGCACAGCCGCTGACCGGTGCAACCACGGCATTCTTTCTGCCCACGGCGGCAGAACGCAACGGCGACTTCTCTGGCGACGGCATCACGCTGTATGACCCGACCCGGGGTAATCCCACGGGTTCCAACCGTGTGTGCCAGATTACTAGCGCCGGCGATTGCACCTCCGGCACAAAGAATGTGATCCCGACGTCGTATATCAATCCCATTGGGAAATACATTCTGAATCAGTTTCCGGCACCGCAGAGCAATATCGGATATGCCGCGGCGTTGGCCGGCCCGCAGAATAACTTCACCAACAACGTAACGTTCAAGACTCGTTCCGACATGTACAGCGGAAAGCTGAGCCACACCTTCGCTCCGTGGTGGACGGCATCCAGCTCCTATGTGCACCTGGCGACGCAGGAGCCCACGGGCGATACGATCGGTGTTCTCGTCTCGAGCCGTAATCAGAAGCTCCTGCGTTACAACGACGCGACGGCCCTGAACAACACCTTCACCATCAGCCCCACGCTGTTGCTGACGGTTGGATATGGCTTCAACCGCTATTACAGCGGCACGTTGCAGGGGTCTACCGGCTTCGACGCCACCAGCGGATTCGGCGGCTCGGGTTTCCCGTCTTCCCTGGTAAACCAGTTCCAATCGAAAACCTTTCCGTCCATCGGCATTTCGAACATCGGCATGGGGTCGATCGGCCTCGGCGCATCCAACAGCGGTCCCACAATCAACTTCTCACGCAACCTGGTTGTGGGCTTCACCAAGACGCTGAACAAGCACAATGTGAAGTTTGGTTATGTCTTCCGTGCGATGAGCGCATACAACCCCTCGACGGCCAATGGCGGCGGCACCTTCAACTTCACGGGCGCCTACTCCAACAAGACAGGTGGTACCGTGTCGGGACCGTATGCCTATGCGGACATCCTGATGGGCCTGCCTGCGACGGCAACAGCGCAGGTTACCGCCATCGCCAACAGCTTCGTCGAGAACTATCATGCGGTCTACCTGCAGGACGATGTCCGTCTGACCTCGAAGTTCACACTGAACGTCGGTGTGCGCTATGAGTACGAACTGGGCGAGAAGGAGCGCAATAACAACTTCAATGTCGGATTCGACCAGAACATCAGCTATGCGATCCCGGGCTCTGCCATTGGCACGGCAAAGGGTGGTCTTCGCTATGCCGGTCAAAACGGCGCTCCCACTCACTGCTGCAATCTGAGCCACGTGAAGTTTTCACCGCGCATCGGTATCGCATATCAGGTGCTGCCGAAGACAGTCTTTCACGCGGGGTTTGGTGTCTTCTACGCGCCTGTCGGCATCGTGAACCCAACGATCGGTTATGCGCAGACGACCAGCTACACGCCGGTCGACTTCGTCTCAGGCGCCGCAGCCGGCACGAAGGTAGGCTCGGCGGCGTACCTGTCAACACCGTTCCCGACCGGTCTCATCACGCCATCGGGCAACAGCCTCGGACCGCTCACAAGCCTGGGGAGCTCGCTCGCCACGCTGCAGGACTTCGCTCGCCGCTTTCCATTCGTCCAGCAATACTCGGCGGACATTCAACAGGAATTGCCGGCCGGCTTCGTCTTCAAGTTGAGTTACGTTGGCGCTCACTCCCGCAACATCGCAAACTCCTACAACATTGACCAGGCATCGGCTTCGCAGCTTTCCGCCGCCAAGGTTGCTGGAACGGACCTGACAACGACCGTGACCAATCCTTACTACGTGGCCTCGGTCGCTTCTGGCGGAACCAACTACGCCACATCCCTGACCCCAACCGTCCGGCGCGCCCAGCTTTTGCTGCCCTTCCCACAGTTCACCGGTGTCACCGTCAACGGCTCCAACGGCTACTCGAACTACAATTCGATGGCCGTCAAGGTGCAGAAGCGGATGTCGCACGGCGTCACGCTTCTTAGCACCTACACCTGGGCTGCCAACTGGGACAATCTGTGGAGCGCTTCCTCGCAGATCTATTCGGCTGGCGGACCTCAGGATGTTTTTAACCCGAAGGCGGAATACTCCCGCGCGCTCAGCTCTGTACCCAACCGCTTCACCGCAGCCATCTCGTACGAGTTGCCGTTCGGTCGCGGCAAACTAATTGGTAGCCACGTGAACCGTCTGGTGGACGAGGCCATCAACGGCTGGCAGATCAACGACGAGTGGATCATGCAGAACGGCGTGCCGCTGCCCATCTCGCAGACCAACATGAACAGCGATCGCGGCGTCACGGGCTTCGGTGGTGCGACACAGCGTCCGAACCTGGTGGGCGATGCGCATGATGCCTGCCGCAGCGGAAGTCCTCAGGGTCGCCTGGGCAACACGGCCTATGGCGTGCTGCCCAAGTACCTGAACGCGAATGCCTTCTCAGCCGCGCAACCCTTCACCTTCGGTACGGCGCCACGCTTGTTGCCCTGCCGCGGACCGGGTATCAACACCTCGGACGTATCGATCAACAAGTCATTCTCCATTGGGGAACACGTAAAAGCTCAATTCCGTGCTGAGGCGTTGAACGCCTTCAACACACCACAATTCGACGCGCCGAATACCGTGCTGATCGTGAGTCAGAACGGCATCAATGCAGCACCGACCGTTACAGGCGGTAATACGGGTGCCACCCAATTGGGAAACATCACGAACACGGTAGGTTTCGCACGCATCATCCAGTTGGGCGGAAAGATCACCTTCTAA